The proteins below come from a single uncultured Carboxylicivirga sp. genomic window:
- a CDS encoding DMT family transporter translates to MKKEGASYGIFLMLLSVIAFAIMATLVKSMTHVNTVITVFVRFSVGVGILSILALFRKIDLKFVRSPLLLLRGISGAVSVTLFYLAIVKIGMGKGSVYSYSYPVFATLLSAIVLKEKVSPVKWILILSAFVGIVLVSLKFSGTNEGWSLGFYDVLAMCSAITNAISILIVKKLHGTDSSYAIFFAQSIVGFWIFLIPANMPEITGPVTGSYILVLIGVFSAMAQLLNTEGYRHVSIATGSPFHMLIPVVNVLIGVLVFNETFSALEIIGASLAVLSCLGIMLLNIKKQ, encoded by the coding sequence ATGAAAAAAGAAGGTGCGAGTTACGGTATCTTTTTAATGTTGCTTTCGGTAATTGCATTTGCCATTATGGCTACATTGGTTAAATCAATGACGCATGTAAATACAGTAATTACCGTTTTTGTTCGCTTTTCTGTTGGAGTGGGTATTTTAAGTATTCTGGCCTTATTCCGTAAGATAGATCTCAAGTTTGTTAGAAGTCCATTATTACTATTAAGAGGTATATCCGGCGCTGTTTCTGTCACCTTATTCTATTTGGCCATTGTAAAAATAGGTATGGGCAAAGGATCGGTTTATTCCTATTCGTACCCGGTATTTGCCACTTTGTTAAGCGCCATTGTACTAAAAGAAAAGGTTAGCCCGGTAAAATGGATACTTATTTTAAGTGCCTTTGTTGGCATTGTGTTGGTATCATTAAAATTCTCAGGCACCAACGAAGGCTGGAGTCTTGGTTTCTATGATGTGCTGGCAATGTGCAGTGCCATCACCAATGCCATTTCTATTTTAATAGTAAAAAAGCTCCACGGTACCGATAGTTCATACGCCATCTTTTTTGCCCAGAGTATTGTGGGATTCTGGATATTCTTAATCCCGGCCAACATGCCTGAAATTACCGGACCAGTTACTGGTAGTTATATATTGGTACTTATTGGAGTATTTTCGGCCATGGCTCAGTTATTAAACACCGAAGGCTATCGCCATGTTTCCATAGCTACAGGATCTCCTTTTCATATGTTGATCCCTGTGGTAAATGTACTTATTGGAGTATTGGTGTTTAACGAAACCTTTAGTGCATTGGAAATTATTGGAGCATCGCTGGCCGTGCTATCGTGCCTGGGAATAATGCTTTTAAATATAAAAAAACAGTAA
- a CDS encoding radical SAM protein translates to MSKILLVTPPLTQLNTPYPATAYLKGYLNTIGVDSRQCDLGIELINEMFSKAGLQRIFDHVEIDEASQDALRLWALNDIYLSVIDEVIAFLQHPTTEQSYLICNTDFLPQGSRFAQIDDLDWLFGSMGLIDQAKHLCTLFLEDLGDFITEVVDPHFGFSRYAERLGRSATTFDDLYEALNSPLSLIDKMMLELFGQQLSQAEFDLVSISIPFPGNLFGALRIGQWLKQHHPTIKINWGGGFVNTELRSVSDPRVFEFVDFITLDDGERPLQLLAEHIDGKFELEELMRTFLLQNDKVVYINNEKQSDVPQKEVGVPDYTGLPLDKYISVVEVANPMFRLWSDGRWLKLTLAHGCYWGKCTFCDGSLDYIGRYEPNKAADIVDRMEQMMKQTGLNGFHFVDEAAPPMLLREVALELLRRKLKVTWWTNIRFEKSFTSDLCMLLKMSGCIAVSGGLEVASDRILKLINKGVDIAQVTKVTSHFKQAGIMVHAYLMYGFPTQTAQETIDSLEVVRQLFELDLLTSAFWHQFAMTAHSDVGLHPDKYQVQITGGQNGSFANNDLFHADPKGAPHEIFGEGLKKALYNYMHGVGFDWPVDEWFEFKTPKTLLPPNYLQSSLKEATPIKETARWIWMGVLPTCSFYQKKKGKKLVEMAELNIYTKTETFTINIKKNLAEWLLNWLPQLVFSSDSVFKTSDLRSSFEENQLGSFDIFLNSYTCKQLKEAGLLIL, encoded by the coding sequence ATGTCAAAAATTCTTCTTGTAACGCCTCCTTTAACTCAGTTGAATACTCCTTATCCGGCAACGGCTTATTTAAAAGGATATTTAAATACCATTGGTGTTGATAGTCGCCAATGCGATTTGGGTATTGAGCTGATAAACGAAATGTTTTCGAAGGCAGGTTTGCAACGCATTTTTGATCATGTTGAAATTGACGAAGCATCACAAGATGCCCTGCGTTTATGGGCTTTAAATGATATATATCTATCGGTTATTGATGAGGTGATTGCCTTTTTACAGCATCCAACCACGGAGCAGTCTTACCTTATTTGTAATACTGATTTTCTACCACAAGGAAGTCGCTTTGCTCAGATTGATGATTTGGATTGGCTGTTTGGCTCCATGGGATTGATCGATCAGGCCAAGCATTTATGTACTCTGTTCTTAGAGGATTTGGGTGATTTTATTACCGAAGTAGTAGACCCTCATTTTGGTTTTTCGAGATATGCCGAGCGTTTAGGAAGATCGGCCACTACTTTTGATGATTTATACGAAGCTTTGAATTCACCTCTATCATTGATTGATAAAATGATGCTGGAGTTGTTCGGGCAACAATTAAGTCAGGCCGAATTTGATTTGGTTTCCATATCCATTCCTTTCCCGGGTAACCTCTTTGGTGCCTTGCGCATAGGGCAATGGTTAAAACAACATCATCCAACTATTAAAATCAATTGGGGAGGTGGATTTGTAAATACCGAACTTCGATCAGTATCAGATCCTCGTGTTTTTGAGTTTGTTGATTTTATTACACTCGATGATGGAGAACGCCCACTGCAATTACTAGCCGAACATATAGATGGAAAGTTTGAGTTAGAAGAATTGATGCGCACTTTTTTACTTCAAAACGATAAAGTTGTTTACATCAATAATGAGAAGCAAAGCGATGTTCCTCAAAAGGAAGTAGGAGTACCGGATTATACTGGTTTGCCTTTGGATAAATATATTTCGGTGGTAGAAGTGGCCAACCCAATGTTTCGTTTATGGAGCGATGGACGTTGGCTTAAACTCACATTGGCTCATGGTTGTTACTGGGGTAAATGCACTTTTTGCGATGGATCATTGGATTATATCGGACGATACGAGCCCAATAAAGCAGCAGATATTGTTGACCGAATGGAGCAAATGATGAAGCAAACGGGCTTGAATGGTTTCCATTTTGTTGATGAAGCAGCACCGCCAATGTTACTCAGAGAAGTGGCTTTAGAACTGCTGAGAAGAAAGCTAAAAGTAACCTGGTGGACCAATATTCGCTTTGAAAAAAGTTTCACGTCCGATTTGTGTATGTTATTAAAAATGAGTGGATGTATAGCGGTTTCCGGAGGATTGGAAGTGGCTTCTGATCGTATCCTGAAGCTGATTAATAAAGGTGTTGATATTGCTCAGGTAACAAAAGTAACATCTCACTTTAAACAAGCCGGTATCATGGTTCATGCCTATCTGATGTATGGCTTTCCAACTCAAACAGCACAAGAAACAATTGATTCGTTGGAAGTGGTTCGTCAGTTGTTTGAACTTGATTTGTTGACATCGGCTTTCTGGCATCAATTTGCCATGACAGCTCATAGCGATGTGGGTTTACATCCCGATAAATACCAGGTTCAAATTACAGGTGGGCAGAATGGAAGTTTTGCCAATAACGACTTGTTTCATGCCGATCCCAAAGGTGCTCCGCACGAAATATTCGGAGAAGGATTAAAAAAGGCTTTGTATAACTATATGCATGGGGTGGGCTTTGATTGGCCGGTAGATGAATGGTTCGAATTTAAAACACCTAAAACACTTCTTCCTCCTAATTATCTTCAATCATCTTTGAAGGAAGCAACACCAATAAAAGAAACTGCTCGCTGGATTTGGATGGGAGTACTTCCTACTTGTTCATTCTATCAGAAAAAGAAAGGGAAGAAGTTGGTTGAAATGGCAGAGTTAAACATCTATACAAAAACTGAAACGTTCACAATCAATATCAAAAAGAATTTAGCTGAGTGGCTTTTGAATTGGCTACCTCAATTAGTTTTTAGCTCTGATTCAGTTTTTAAAACATCCGATTTAAGAAGCTCTTTTGAAGAAAATCAATTGGGTAGTTTCGATATTTTCCTTAATAGTTATACCTGTAAACAACTAAAAGAAGCAGGTTTATTGATTTTATGA
- a CDS encoding TonB-dependent receptor, giving the protein MKKRIGIILSFAILGMGNLMANPTEQDTIDYFNLSLEELMNIEIVAVSKKAESSFDAPLSSSIITRDEIINSGATTLEELFRMVPGFIVREESNGNYDIHIRGNDNIPSGNLSFFSENSMTLVMVDGRKVFNHMNGGTFWESVPVSLTDVDRIEIIRGASTALYGPNAVSGVINFITKKSPDKAVTIDGNFMYGSANTMVTDLAINTSSTNNKFKARISTNYEQRDRFESDYYSYTSGKYEPYSALIYYPRSTSINEDDPRFKDKNLAKQKSGLNGWLNYDLNEDVNFSLSAGVQNSLAQTVAMESSLTPLTFRESETYYFNSINQIHGFNIQLTGNFGNQDIYKNSSNVSKVDMQTIDAVVEYDLTLGDLTLRPGVSYQNIVYDDTPYATGDLVGQGYFNQAAKLNNVAYYLRGDYMATEKLRLIAALRMDQYNHPNDNYFTYQFIATYKPNDNNLLRASVSRANRGPVMVDFYADASYGSITEGILTQYLGDKDLKLTTSDVIELGYRGKLSNKLQLDIEAFYSTITDFPTFDPTISHIPSLPSEPYLQVIYQYQNMDVKAKQLGTTFSFLYAPSTKIQVKAFATIQKTTLENFEKKTTPMITYFGANIPSSEWVFANPTYEMVDQTHKNTPSVYGGLTANYRPADKWNIFASLNYYSEQTYEHDYAYSQYYYFNQTGSGITNIPASVNLNAKVSYKLYKNNSVFLNARNLLGSSEPEFGFADQRGLLLLGGININL; this is encoded by the coding sequence ATGAAAAAAAGAATTGGGATTATTTTATCCTTTGCCATTTTGGGTATGGGGAATCTAATGGCAAATCCAACAGAACAAGACACTATTGACTATTTTAACCTATCGCTAGAGGAATTGATGAACATAGAGATTGTTGCTGTTTCTAAAAAAGCAGAAAGCTCATTCGATGCACCCCTATCATCATCCATAATTACACGCGATGAAATTATCAATTCAGGAGCCACTACTCTAGAAGAGTTATTTCGGATGGTACCTGGTTTTATCGTACGCGAAGAAAGCAATGGTAATTACGATATTCATATCCGTGGTAACGATAATATTCCATCAGGTAACCTGTCATTTTTCTCTGAAAACTCAATGACCTTGGTAATGGTTGATGGCCGTAAAGTTTTTAATCACATGAACGGTGGAACTTTTTGGGAATCGGTTCCGGTAAGTCTTACTGACGTAGACCGTATTGAAATTATTCGAGGCGCTTCAACTGCTTTATACGGCCCCAATGCTGTATCGGGCGTAATCAATTTTATAACAAAAAAATCGCCGGATAAAGCAGTTACCATAGATGGAAATTTTATGTATGGATCGGCTAATACCATGGTAACAGATTTAGCTATAAATACATCTTCGACAAATAATAAATTTAAAGCCCGTATAAGTACCAACTACGAACAACGCGATCGGTTTGAATCTGATTACTATTCATATACTTCCGGTAAATATGAACCATACTCAGCATTAATATATTATCCAAGAAGTACCTCTATTAACGAAGATGACCCTCGCTTTAAGGATAAAAATCTGGCCAAACAAAAATCGGGGCTTAATGGATGGCTGAATTATGATTTAAACGAAGACGTTAATTTTAGTTTATCAGCTGGGGTGCAGAATTCACTGGCACAAACAGTAGCTATGGAAAGTAGCTTAACTCCACTTACGTTTCGTGAATCAGAAACCTATTATTTTAATTCTATTAATCAGATACATGGGTTTAACATTCAATTAACCGGAAATTTCGGAAATCAGGATATTTACAAGAATAGTAGCAATGTTTCGAAAGTAGATATGCAAACAATTGATGCTGTAGTGGAATATGATTTAACTTTAGGTGATTTAACACTACGTCCCGGAGTAAGCTATCAGAATATAGTATATGACGACACACCATACGCCACAGGAGATTTGGTTGGTCAGGGATACTTTAACCAGGCAGCAAAACTAAACAACGTTGCTTATTACCTTCGAGGTGATTACATGGCTACAGAAAAGCTACGTTTAATTGCTGCTTTACGCATGGATCAGTACAATCATCCGAATGACAATTATTTTACCTACCAGTTTATCGCAACTTATAAACCAAACGATAACAATTTATTGAGAGCATCTGTTTCGAGGGCAAACCGAGGTCCGGTAATGGTTGATTTTTATGCCGATGCTTCCTACGGATCCATCACCGAAGGTATTCTAACACAGTATTTGGGTGATAAAGATTTAAAACTTACAACATCGGATGTTATTGAATTGGGATACAGAGGAAAGCTCAGTAACAAACTACAGTTGGACATAGAAGCTTTTTACTCTACAATTACCGATTTTCCTACGTTTGATCCAACAATATCTCATATTCCTTCGTTACCTTCTGAGCCTTACCTTCAGGTTATTTATCAGTACCAAAATATGGATGTAAAAGCAAAACAGTTGGGTACCACCTTCTCTTTTCTCTATGCCCCTTCAACCAAAATACAAGTAAAAGCTTTTGCCACGATTCAGAAAACTACTTTGGAAAATTTCGAGAAGAAAACAACTCCAATGATTACCTATTTCGGAGCTAACATTCCATCATCGGAATGGGTATTTGCAAACCCAACCTACGAAATGGTTGATCAAACCCATAAAAACACACCATCAGTTTATGGTGGATTAACAGCTAACTACCGTCCGGCTGATAAATGGAACATATTTGCCAGTTTGAACTACTATTCGGAGCAAACCTATGAACACGATTATGCTTACTCGCAATATTATTACTTTAATCAAACCGGTTCGGGTATTACAAATATTCCGGCATCGGTAAACTTAAATGCAAAAGTATCGTACAAACTATACAAGAATAATTCCGTATTCTTAAATGCGCGAAACCTATTGGGTTCTTCTGAACCTGAATTTGGTTTTGCCGACCAAAGGGGATTACTGTTATTGGGAGGGATTAACATCAATCTGTAA
- a CDS encoding PhzF family phenazine biosynthesis protein, with product MRIPFYQVDAFTNELFKGNPAGVCFVDEYPEDNIMQKIATENNLAETAFVKKVNEDQFFIRWFTPVSEVELCGHATLASAFILFDKLEYQKEKVLFNTLYSGILTVQKEDDWLWMDFPADDIQTAEITDELKAAFPLRPDSVLKGKTDYVLVYSLQKQVEEAMPDLQKLAKVNARGVIVTSKGDSVDFVSRFFAPQIGVDEDPVTGSAHTSLTPYWSKALEKKELNALQLSQRGGVIKCIYQGDRVLIGGQACLYLEGSIQI from the coding sequence ATGAGAATTCCCTTTTATCAGGTTGATGCTTTTACCAATGAACTATTTAAAGGTAATCCAGCAGGTGTCTGCTTTGTGGATGAATATCCTGAAGATAATATTATGCAGAAGATTGCCACTGAGAATAATCTGGCAGAAACAGCTTTTGTAAAAAAAGTAAACGAAGATCAGTTTTTTATTCGTTGGTTTACGCCTGTTTCCGAGGTGGAATTATGCGGGCATGCAACTTTGGCAAGTGCTTTTATTTTATTCGATAAATTGGAGTATCAAAAAGAAAAAGTGTTGTTTAATACGCTTTACAGTGGAATCTTAACGGTTCAAAAAGAGGATGATTGGTTATGGATGGATTTTCCGGCTGATGATATTCAAACGGCTGAAATTACCGATGAGTTAAAAGCTGCTTTTCCATTAAGACCGGATTCTGTTTTGAAGGGGAAAACAGATTACGTATTGGTTTATAGTTTGCAAAAACAAGTGGAAGAGGCAATGCCTGATTTACAAAAGCTGGCTAAGGTTAATGCACGTGGAGTTATCGTGACTTCAAAAGGGGATAGTGTTGATTTTGTTTCTCGTTTTTTTGCGCCACAGATTGGTGTTGATGAAGATCCGGTAACCGGTTCTGCTCATACCTCATTAACTCCCTATTGGTCAAAAGCCTTAGAAAAGAAAGAATTAAATGCACTTCAGCTTTCGCAACGAGGAGGCGTCATAAAGTGTATTTATCAAGGAGATAGGGTGCTAATTGGTGGTCAGGCTTGTTTGTATTTAGAAGGAAGTATTCAGATATAA
- a CDS encoding DUF4251 domain-containing protein → MKTILSLLIIGFVGFIQPQYINSQNKKSKQEKRLEEFAETLKLVESGNFIFVPDRAFPQGGRSIDLTTNYGFLKIISETADSDMPYFGRAFQANYGSNDGGMKFKGDMIDKKMEINDKKKSIQFTFEVKDKDSYKIRMDISYGGSTSVGITSNNRSFISYNGKISELEEEEE, encoded by the coding sequence ATGAAAACAATTCTTTCCCTATTGATTATTGGATTTGTTGGATTTATCCAACCTCAATACATTAATTCTCAAAATAAAAAAAGTAAGCAAGAAAAACGTTTAGAAGAATTTGCTGAAACTTTAAAATTGGTTGAAAGTGGTAATTTTATCTTTGTCCCAGATCGTGCTTTCCCTCAAGGTGGACGTTCTATTGACTTAACAACTAATTACGGCTTTTTAAAAATCATATCTGAAACAGCCGACTCTGACATGCCTTATTTTGGCCGTGCTTTTCAGGCTAATTATGGTTCAAATGATGGCGGAATGAAATTTAAAGGCGATATGATTGATAAAAAAATGGAAATTAACGATAAGAAAAAATCCATACAATTTACCTTTGAAGTGAAGGATAAAGATTCCTATAAGATACGTATGGATATTAGTTATGGAGGATCGACTTCGGTTGGTATAACTAGTAATAACCGCAGTTTTATAAGTTACAATGGTAAAATTAGTGAATTAGAGGAAGAAGAAGAATAG
- a CDS encoding alpha-amylase family glycosyl hydrolase: MKNLLVSGLLLSLFLISCQSPEKASQKPEVPFVWENANVYFLLTDRFKNGNADNDINYNRTEESGLLRGFEGGDFKGITQKINDGYFSDLGITALWFSPVVEQIHGAVDEGTGLTYAYHGYWAKDWTAIEPNFGTEEEFSKLVEAAHAKGIRILMDVVINHTGPVTAQDPVWPEGWVRQKPLCKYADYESTVSCTLVENLPDVLTGTDQEVELPKQLLEKWEAEGRLEKEVSELDAFFSSTGYPRTPRYYIIKWLTDFIRKYGIDGYRLDTTKHTEEGVWGDLWKEAVKAFAEWKEANPNKVLDDNDFFMVGEVYGYGISGDRIYNFGDKQVDYFNYGMKSLINFDFKGDANKPYEELFSYYSNKLNGPLAGLSVLNYITSHDDGYPFDKERTKVIEAGTKLLLCPGSSQVYYGDESARSLIVDGAVGDANLRSLMNWDDLKDNTSVNGVPVKDILHHYQKLGKFRAEHPSIGAGVHTILKSSPYYFKREYTKGDYSDKVIVGLDLQKGKKEVPVAGVFNDGDQLTDSYSGTQVKVKNGVVELNTEFSIVLLSR; the protein is encoded by the coding sequence ATGAAAAACCTTCTTGTTTCGGGATTGCTATTAAGCTTGTTTTTGATCAGTTGTCAAAGTCCTGAAAAAGCATCACAAAAACCCGAAGTACCCTTTGTTTGGGAAAACGCGAATGTTTACTTTTTATTGACCGATCGTTTTAAAAACGGAAATGCGGATAATGATATCAATTATAACCGAACCGAAGAAAGTGGCTTGTTAAGAGGATTTGAAGGTGGTGATTTTAAGGGAATCACACAAAAAATCAATGATGGCTATTTTTCTGATTTAGGAATCACAGCTTTATGGTTTAGTCCTGTTGTGGAGCAAATTCATGGGGCAGTTGATGAAGGAACTGGTTTAACCTATGCCTACCATGGTTATTGGGCAAAGGATTGGACAGCCATTGAGCCCAATTTTGGTACAGAAGAAGAATTCTCCAAATTGGTTGAAGCAGCTCATGCAAAAGGAATTCGTATTTTAATGGATGTGGTTATCAATCATACAGGTCCGGTAACAGCCCAGGATCCGGTTTGGCCCGAAGGATGGGTACGTCAAAAACCTCTGTGTAAGTATGCCGATTATGAATCAACAGTTTCGTGTACTTTGGTTGAGAATCTACCGGATGTGTTAACCGGAACAGATCAGGAAGTTGAATTACCTAAGCAATTATTGGAGAAATGGGAAGCCGAAGGGCGATTGGAAAAAGAAGTTAGCGAATTAGATGCTTTCTTTTCTTCAACCGGATATCCTCGAACTCCGCGCTATTATATTATCAAATGGTTAACCGACTTTATCAGAAAATACGGAATTGACGGTTACCGTTTGGACACAACCAAACATACCGAAGAAGGTGTTTGGGGCGATTTATGGAAGGAAGCGGTCAAAGCTTTTGCTGAATGGAAAGAAGCGAATCCGAATAAAGTATTGGATGATAATGACTTTTTTATGGTAGGCGAGGTCTATGGTTATGGTATTTCCGGCGATCGCATATATAATTTTGGAGATAAGCAGGTTGATTATTTCAATTATGGAATGAAAAGCCTGATTAATTTCGATTTTAAAGGTGATGCCAATAAGCCATACGAAGAACTATTTTCGTATTACAGCAATAAATTAAATGGACCATTAGCAGGATTGAGTGTATTGAATTACATCACTTCGCATGATGATGGTTATCCTTTCGATAAAGAAAGAACCAAAGTCATTGAGGCGGGAACCAAGCTTTTACTTTGTCCGGGGTCTTCACAAGTATATTATGGTGATGAATCAGCACGAAGTTTGATTGTTGACGGAGCAGTAGGAGATGCTAATCTTCGCTCACTAATGAATTGGGATGATCTTAAAGACAACACATCAGTTAATGGAGTACCAGTAAAAGATATTCTGCATCATTATCAAAAATTAGGAAAATTTCGGGCTGAGCATCCATCAATTGGAGCGGGTGTTCATACAATACTTAAGTCATCCCCTTATTATTTTAAAAGAGAATACACAAAAGGAGATTATTCTGATAAGGTAATTGTTGGGCTTGATTTGCAAAAAGGAAAGAAAGAAGTACCTGTAGCGGGTGTTTTTAATGATGGTGATCAATTAACCGATTCGTATTCGGGCACTCAGGTAAAAGTAAAGAATGGGGTAGTAGAATTAAATACAGAATTTTCTATAGTGTTATTATCAAGATAG